GTTCTTTTCACGGCTAGGCTTCTAACATCTAACTTCTTCATAAATCCACTGATCATTTTTTGTTCTTCATTCAATTGTTCAAATAAATTCTTAAGAGAGGTTGGATCAGTTAACCTGATCTATTCATGAATTATAGTATTAAGCTTGAAGTTTCAAAAGTGTCATCCCGTCGCGTAACGGGATCTATTTCCATAAAATTAAAAAGCATAATTGTAAGTATAAAATAGTTGCAAAATAGATCCCTTCTGGATGACAGTGATAAGGTTTATGAATTATCCAAGTTAATTTGTTGCTGCTTTAAAAATCAGCAATTGCGTTTCCAGTTCAAACGCCGCACCTAAGGCTATTTCTAAAAATCGCTTAAAATCTTTATCACTTTCGCGACTGCTGCCTTCTGCAATATTGGAAGGAATTGAAATGGCTGCCCTTTTCATCTAACTTCCTAAGTCCTACTGGATTCTGTTTGGTAATTTGATTTTTTGAATTTGAGATTTATTTGTGATTTGTTATTTTATTCGTCATCGTCAATCGTCAATCGTCAATCGTCTATCGTCTATCCTCTATCTGCCTAACTACTGTATTATTTTCACTTTGGATCGATTCCTCAACGTCTCAAACCCTTTAATGATTAACCGCTCATTCAGTCGTAATCCGTTGGTGACCTCAACCTCGGTTGGATTTTCCAATCCTGTTGTAATAACACGTTCTCGGGCTGCACCTCGTTCGACAATAAAAACTGTCTTTCCTCTTTGTTTGGCCAGAAGAATGTCTTTCGGTATTACGATCACACTGTCTTTTCTTGCTATGATCACTTCTGCTTTGACAAACATTCCCGGGCGCATCAACCAATCCAGATTATCGATGGTTAGCGATGTTTTGAAAGTGCGAGTATCCGGATCGATCGCAGGCGAAACCTGGGTAATTTTACCCATCAGAGTATCATCAGGTAATGTGTAATTTATTAAACGAACCGATTGACCTAATTTTACATCATTGAGGTATTTATCAGAAAGGTTAACATTCATGTACAAGCGGCTGTAATCCATGATCTTAACCATCAACAAATTCACATCAATCCTGGTAGCGTTGGTATAATATGGCAATTCCACAATGACACCACTAAACGGCGCTTTTATTTTCATTTTGGCCAACTGGATGCCCGCGTTCTCGTAAGAATACTTGGCGTTGATGTAATCCATTTCAGCATTTTTTAATTCACGAAGGGTTACACCACCTTTATCATAAAGTGATTTTTGCTTGTCGAATTCCCGTTTCGAAATGTCTAAATTAAGCACCTGAGATTCGAGTTTGATGTTATTCTCAAATTCAGCATCTTCCAGGTGAATGATCTCCTGGCCTTGTTCCACTAAATCTCCCAGGGCGTAAGGCAGGCGTGTTTTAGGATTGGTTAATAATTTGTAATAGCCGGAAATTTCAGACTTTAAAGTTACTTCCTCAGTTGAATATACCGTTCCAGTCGCATCGATATATTGTTCGATAGGTTTATTTTTGATTTCTTCTACTGACACCGGAATAGAAATCTCAGTATCCAATGAGACTTCATCCGAAGCGCATCCGGCTAAAATAATAAAGCTGATAAATAAGCAGAAATTCCTTTTATACACTATAAGCTCCTTACCTCTCAAATAAATCTACAATTTTCAACTCTACAATCATACTGTCATGTTTGTGTCTTTTTAGATCAACACAGTACTACCACTGTGTCATCCCCGAATGCTTACCTGTTAAAAGCGTACGGGCACAAGTTTATCGGGATCTAAGGTTTTGTGAAACAAGATTCCCGCTTAAAGCATGCGGGAATGACAGACCAATAAGATCATGAAATTATTCTGCAATAAGTGGAATCAAAATGACATTAAATTTGATTTATATTTCTTTCATTTTTATTCAGTAGTTTTCCGAATTTACAATCTATCTGGAGCCACAGATCTGTTCTTCTCGAAATCCCATAACGACTGGATTTTCAAATTCAATAACTCGATTCTATAATTTATTAAAGCATTGACTAGTGCAATTTTCTTCTCAGAAAGTTGGGTTTGAAACAAATTCAAATCCATACTGGTGAGATCGCCATTTTCATAACGTTCACGATTAATTTCATAAGTCAGCTGGGCATTTCTTTCATTTTGCCGCGCAATTTCAATTTGATTTTCCAGGTTTTGCAGATTTCGGTAAACACTCCTGATCGCAATGATGATATTGTTCTTCTCATCTTCTAATCCAAGCTCGTTGGCCTTAACCACCGCCTCGACAGATTTCATACGTGATTTTTTTTCACCCCAATCCCACAATGGGATTTCCACTGATAACGCAATCTGCTGGCTGTTTGTGGGATTCGAATAGATATCGTTAAATTGCTCATTGTCGCCAAAAAGTCCAACCGATAAAGATACATTTCCTTGAAATTCGTTTGTCGCCGATGTTCTGATCAAATCAAATTGTGAGTTTTCTATATCGATTTCCCTTTGTCGCAGCTCCATCCTTTTGCTAATTCCATGATCGATGGCTTTCTGTAATTCGACCTCTACTGACACGTGAGACACATCTGCAATCACCGAAATTTCATCAAACAACGATATTCCAATGAGTTGCTTAAATTGATCTTTTGCATTTTCCAACAATACTTGCTGGTTTTGGTAATTGGATTTGCTGGTTGCAAGATTCAATTCCGCCTGGTAAAGCTCTTCTTTTGCTGAAATTCCCGCATCTACTTTATTCTTGATGATCTCATAACTGGATTGCTGGTTGATGTATTCTTCATTGGCTATTTGCACGCTCATCTGGTTTTGAAACACATTATAAAATCCTTGCGTCACATTTCTCTCCAAGGCCAGCTTCTGAATCGAGTAACTTAAAGATGCATCTTCTAAATTCAACTCTAGTGCCTGTAAATCAAGTTTCGTTCTGTTATAAGTAAAGATGGGCTGATCGAAGCTCAGAAAAAAATTATTAGTGAAGGATTTTGTTCGTACACCCTGAAAATCACTAAAGGCGTCTTGCCAGGAAAATCGGTTGACCAAGGACAGAGTACCATCCGACCATTTGATAGGCTGGGTGATCCTAAACGTTCCCAAAGATTGCTTGGTTTCGCTGGTACTCCAGATAGAAAACAGGCTATTGAACTGCCGATCTCTACTGAAATCAAACGGTGTTACCGACAGGGAAAAATTCGATTTCAGGGCAGCATTTTGTGCATTCAGTGATTCTCGATTTCTTTCCAGATTTAAGAATGAGCGTTTGATATCCGGGCTATTTTCCGAAGCGATATTTAGAGCATTTTCTAATGTCAATACTGTTTGGGCAGAACCAGAGTTAGATAAAAATAGTGCCATAAATAAAACAAAATGAACCAAAAATAGGTCCACGATAAACTTGTGCCTGTACGTTTTTACCGGGTAAGCGCTCGGATGTGACATTCTTAGGATTTTTGAACATCGGTTACCACTCCATTTCAAGCTAAATAATACTCCTTCCTTGTTTTCACATAACCTCTTATCTTGTAGATTTAAGATCATTTTTATCAATTGCGACCTATCCTTTCACTATATCTAATTCCATGCACGTCGAGGAGTTGCGTTTGTCCCGAGCAAGGTCGATGGCAACTCCACGATGCAAGTCCACTGCGCAATGGAGTTCAACTCTGTCGCAAGCTAAGGTGATTTTGTGCTATCTTTTAGAATCATCTCTTCACCCACTTAACAGCATCCGCAATGACGATTCTGCCTTCTGAATTATTGGTTAATTCAACTTTTGCTGAATCGGCTGAAAAATAATAAGTCCCTAAAAAATTCCAGCCATTTTCAACTTCTGCTAAGTTTATTATTGGCTCATCGACGCCGTCATCATGATACACCAGAAACTGATATTTATCCTTTGTCTGGTTTTGGCTCTGCCCCCTAAATCTTCTTTGTCTGATGTTTACAGTATAACTATAGACGTCATAATTCCCGCTTTCCGGCAAAACAACATTCCATGCAACTTTCTTATCGCCATTGCCCGATTCGATATAATAAGCGGAGTGAATATATCTGCCATAAAAATTTGATTGTGTCGTTGCCTGCCATTTTTTAGAGGGTTGAAAGAATTGAATACCGGCGTATTTTACTTCACTTTGAGAAGACATATTCTTGACTAATCCCTGGAGAAAACTTTGCGAAGATGTATTAAATATCTTAAAACCGGGATCTTCATTATCAACGATGATTTCGTCTGAAGCTGTTGGTGAGATGGAATAGTCGAGGATTCGTTGGCCATCGAATGGTTTTGCCGATCGTACCAATTCAAACTCGTCAAAAAACCTGGTCAAAACAGCAGGCAGGTTTTGAGAGATTAATGTATTGATGGTCATTAAACGCGGCATGTCGTCGAGAACGATACCAATTTCTTTGGTTTCATTAGCACCTATTTGAATGATTTTTTCAATAGCAGGTTGGCTGCCTCCGCCACCAAAGCCACGCCCACCACCGCGTCCACGGCCGCCTCGATCACCTCCACCGAATCCACCCCTGCCAGAGGTTCGAAATGAGGCCACCAACAATCCTCCTACCGGTTCAGGATTTGTAACCTTAAATTTTACCTGGTATCGGGTTCTGTCGATATCCAGAACTTTGTAACCAATTACATCGCTGACTAAGAATCCAGGTAATTGCCTATCGTTAACCCATGCTTCTATATCTGCTGCTAAGTCCAATTGGAAACGTTCCTGTAACATCCCATTGAATGTCTCGAAATCCAATGCTTGAAATTTATATTCAGCCAATATTTCATTTAGGAAGTCCTGAAATTCTTCCGTTCCAATTTTACCCTGAATCAATGTAAAAAGATAATTACCCTTTGACTTTAATGCATTGTAAGCGACTTCCCGATTTGATTGGTCTGACAACAATTCGATCAAACTTTTATCCATAAGTGCCAAATTGGCTTTTTCTTCATCATTCAGTCCGGTCATTCCTCGCAGGAAAGTACTGGCAAGATTATTTGATCCACCCTTTAAATAAGTTTCAAAGGCGATATTTAAAATCGGCCAACGTTCGGATTTCAGATGGTTCACAAATGTGTAGTAGTTCGGATAAATCGAATAATCGTTTTCAGAAATATCCGGACTGCCAAAGAGAATCGGTGCGGTTGCAGCGGTAATTGTGGCTCCTGCCGTAGATCCCTGGTTATTACGGCCACCACCTTGCCTGCCTCTTCCAGCAAAGGCGCCTCGCGCTAAGAAAAATCGTGAAAGATTTGCGCTATTGGAAAATGTCGAAAGTACGAAACGATTAAATATTCTTCTCTGTATCTCCTGGGGAAGTACGGCCTGGTTACTGCGCTCAATTCGTCTTTGTTCCTGGCGTAATCCTTGTTTGAAATCAGCTCCAGTGAGGAGTATGCCATTTTCCGGTAGCCATACCATTTCCGGCTGTACTGTCTCGCGGCTGATGGTCCACATTCTTGCGTAGGTCCTGAATTGAATAGGAATTTCCACAAGTGATAATCTCGGAAACGGGTACGCCAGGTTCAGATCTCGCTCATAATCCTGCTTGAGTTCGCTGATAATAGACGCAAGAGTATCTCCCAGCTCATCAAAATAGGGCATAAAATAATTATGTCTGTTTAATGTAAACAAATTGAAATGAACGGAATCAACCATTATGGAACGCTTTTCATAAGGACCAATAACCAAAGACAATTGCGTTAACGGATTCTCAGGTTTGAATGAGTATTTACCATTTTCAAGCCTTGTCCCCGCTCCCTGGGATATCACAGTTAATGCGTTTTTCGTCTCGACAGTCAATTGAAATCGGACAAATTCCTGATTGTGGTACTCGGGATGATTGGAGCTATATGTAACGCCAGGAATTGGATACCACAAGTTTTCGGGCGAAAGAAGAACGTAATCTGCAGAGACGAAAGCATAACGCTTATCCACATTAATAATGCCCAAGTGAAAGTTCTTTTCCCGTACGGCGTTTTCTACATCTAAGTAACTGGCTTCCTCATTAATTGTACCGCTATAACTGATTGTTAATGAATCCGTTGTCTGAGGTAAAAGCTGCTCGAAAGGAGTAACCGACAGTATGTGCATTTCCCTCGTAAAGTCTAACTCTCGTGAATCCGCCTTAACCCTCTGCACAGTTAAGCCGGGATTAAGACTGAAAATGTAGCGATCGATGATTTGAGATGTGTTATTTTGAATGATTAGATTAGCTTTTACCTGGATTCCATTACCTGCGTGGATTAAATCGATGTCAGAGGATAGAGTCGAAACAACAGGCTCATCATAGAGTTTGTTGTTGATTTCAACCATATCTTGTCGCAGATTTTTACCTTCAGAAAATTTTGACACATATATATTTGCCATCGTCAAACCTGCAAAAAAGAATAGGATAGAAGCTACCAGGGAAAATCGAGTTAATAGCCTGGATTGCGGCAATCGTTTTAACAGGTAGACAGTCGCAAAGATAAAACTCAGCCCCAGAAAAGTATAAATCCCGCGATGGAGGAGGATACTATCCAGGTTGCCAAAGCCTATGAAATCTGAATACAACAATGGCACATTGAATGCCATATAATCAAATAAATGATAGAGTTTCTGATCGAATAAAAAAAGAGTTGAGGCAATATAACCCAGAAGCAGAATGAACGTAACAGCTTGGTTACGGATCAGGGACATAGTCAAAAAGGATAAGCCAAAAATATAAATCAGTGTCGGAATACTGAGTAGCAAAAGATAATAGATGTATGGCATTGGATTAAAGGGTACATCAGTGATAAGAAGATTAAAAATAGCGGAAATTAGCAACACAGCCAGATTCAATAATGCAAAAACAAACAAGATACCAACGGTTTTGCCGAAAACGTAATCGCCGTTTGTCATTGACCGCATATAAACGACTTCGGTGGTGTCAAGCTTTTTATCCCTCTTCAAAAAATCGGAAGCCAGGAAAACTGCAATAACTGCCTGCACAACATTTAACAATAATAAGTTCATATAAGGAATAGAGGAAGGGATTCCACGAAACATCCATCGAGCAAATCCAATATCCGTCAAAACGAGCAGGTTAAGAATAACCAGGGTGACAATTGAAAACACCGCAAAAACACGAAAAAACCAACCCCTTAAAAGCGTCTTGATTTCATATCGAGCAACTGTCAAAATGTTAAATATAGACAGCATGGTTTAATTCCTTTATAAAGTTAAATTCTACGAATGTTATATTCTGAATCATTGCTCCGAGCAGGTTAAAAAGGTAAGTATGACAAAATCAAGCCATACAGAGCGGAGCCGAAGAATGTTATTCTTTAGAAAGTCGTACCACCCTTCAACCCCGAGCTCAGGGTGATTTTAATTGACTTTCTGATCAATACCAAACTCCATAAAATAGACATAAGCATGCTCCAGATTAGGCTCGATCTTTTTGCCTTTATAGCCATCGAGTTCATCAGCAACCAGCTGAACTTCCCAACCTCTGTCTGTAGGGACTGTTGAAATCACTGGGAATTTTTCTTTCAGGGTCTCCAGCTCATTGTCCAATGCATCAACTTGCCAGACATGATCTTTTGCTTGCTCAATTAACTCATCCGGTGCTCCCTGGAAAACGATCTCACCTTCATTCAACAATGCCATATTGCGGCATGTGCTTGAGATATCTCCAATAATATGAGTAGATAGGATGATGATGATATCTTTCCGGCTCATATTGGCAAGCAAGTTTCTGAATTTTATTCTCTCTTCGGGGTCCAACCCTGTTGTCGGCTCGTCGACGATCACCACTTTAGGCTCTCCAATCAACGCCTGGGCAATACCCAACCGACGTTTCATCCCCCCCGACAGTTTATTTGCCTGTCGATCCCGGACATCAAAGAGACCGACCTGTTCCAGCAATTCATCCACAGCATTTCTACGCTTCGCTTTTTCTTTTAATCCTACCAGGCGAGCGACATAATCCAAAAACTCCCAGGTTTTTAGTTTCGAAAAGGAATGAAATTCTTGCGGCAGGTAACCTAACATGGCGCGAATTTCACGTCGATTTTTCTGTAAATCCAGATCGTTCACTTTTACAACCCCTGAAGTCGGTTTTATCAGGGTTACTAATATCCGCATCAGGGTTGTTTTGCCGGCGCCATTGGGCCCTAATAATCCAAACATGCCACTATCGATCTGTAAATTGATGTTTTTTATTGCATGATTTGTGCGGTTGTAAACTTTGTTTAGGCCTTCGATTGTGATCTTCACTATTGTTTTTACTCTTAAACTTCTTTTAGATTTTTATTTTGACTTCAGCGTAAAATTAACATGTATGCAAAGCTAAGTCAAGCCTTAACTAAGCAAAAAATAATTGATAGCAACATTATATACGGACATGAATACAAACTTGGTTGGCATTGCGTTCAAAGTTTGGGATTAGCGGCGTTATAGTGGGATAGGATGCAGGACTTCAGGGACGGAATAATAAAAACAATGAACCAGTGTTAACTAACCTGCATTAACCATGATCTAGATGTTCATTTTTAGACAGGATAAACAGGATTATCAGGATAATAATCTAGTATATCTAGTTAATCCTGTCAAAAAAGAAAATACAGCTAATAAAAAGTTTGTTCAAAAAACAAAGTTTCACATCAGTACTTGTTATTTTTCAAAGTCTGGCCCATAATCACTCTTACTGTCCCTTCTAAACGGTGTTCATCACAAAATTCTATTCTAATCAGGTATTTGATAGTATTAAACCCAAAATACGCTGATAAATTATTATGAACCTATTTATTTCCATTAATGTAATGGTATGAGAATAAATCATAAACAAAATTTCATCCGGAGGATTTAATGAAAACACTAAACATAAAATCCACAATTCCTAATTTAGTAAAGCCAGCATTTGTATTTCTGTTGATGATACCGGCATTGTCCGCGTGTAAAAAGTTAAACCTGGAAAGTCCCTCATTGGATCGGGAGATTATTATTGATGGAAATTATGATGATTGGTCGGGTCAAATGCAGTTATTAGAAAAGGATAAAATTTCGGTCGGATTGATGAATGATGCGGAATATTTATACCTTAGTTTAGTAACAAACGATCGCCAAATTAGAAGCCAGATGATGTTTATGGGTTTTACCCTCTGGTTAGATCCACTAGGCGGCAAGAAAAAAACTTTTGGCATCCGTTTTCCAATAGGAATGACAGAATCCGGGATGTCCATGCGCGAAATGAGGGAAGAACGAAACCAGGCACAAATGGAGGATATTTTCTTCCAGGCAATGTACGAACTGGAAATCCTTGGACCTGATGATGGAGATCGAACGAGACTTGGAGTTTCGGAAATTCAAGGATTGGAAGTGAAAGCAAATCCATCACGGGGAAGTTTTGTTTACGAACTAAAACTTCCATTAAAAGCAGAGGGTTTATACAATTATGCAATCAATATTGAACCGGGAAGTCTAATTGGGATCGGTTTGGAAACCCAGGAAATGGACCGGGGAATGATGGGTGATCGAATGGGTAGCGGTGGCATGGGTGGCGGACGAGATCGTATAGGGGGTGGAGGAAGGCGTGGTGGTGGTGGACAGGGAGGTAGAGGTGGTGGGATGGGTGGTTCTGGTGGTAGAGAAGCCCCACAGCCATTGAAAGTTTGGGCGGTGGTGCAATTAGCCTCTGAATAAATTTGAGTAAAAAATCATTTGTAGTAAAATCAGGTGACAGGATTGCTCAAATGATTTTATGCCCGATAGCAAAAGGAAAACTTAAAGAGGTTAAAAATCTCCCTAAGACAGCAAGAGGTAAAGAAGGTTTTGGCTCGACAGGGAAATAAAAGATATAGAATCCGAAATCCTGAAAAAATCCGAGCAATTAAATGAAGTTTCAAAGACAATGGCGCTCAAGAAATTAAAGAATATTGGCGGCGCAGATCTG
The window above is part of the candidate division KSB1 bacterium genome. Proteins encoded here:
- a CDS encoding four helix bundle protein; the protein is MKRAAISIPSNIAEGSSRESDKDFKRFLEIALGAAFELETQLLIFKAATN
- a CDS encoding ATP-binding cassette domain-containing protein encodes the protein MKITIEGLNKVYNRTNHAIKNINLQIDSGMFGLLGPNGAGKTTLMRILVTLIKPTSGVVKVNDLDLQKNRREIRAMLGYLPQEFHSFSKLKTWEFLDYVARLVGLKEKAKRRNAVDELLEQVGLFDVRDRQANKLSGGMKRRLGIAQALIGEPKVVIVDEPTTGLDPEERIKFRNLLANMSRKDIIIILSTHIIGDISSTCRNMALLNEGEIVFQGAPDELIEQAKDHVWQVDALDNELETLKEKFPVISTVPTDRGWEVQLVADELDGYKGKKIEPNLEHAYVYFMEFGIDQKVN
- a CDS encoding TolC family protein; the protein is MALFLSNSGSAQTVLTLENALNIASENSPDIKRSFLNLERNRESLNAQNAALKSNFSLSVTPFDFSRDRQFNSLFSIWSTSETKQSLGTFRITQPIKWSDGTLSLVNRFSWQDAFSDFQGVRTKSFTNNFFLSFDQPIFTYNRTKLDLQALELNLEDASLSYSIQKLALERNVTQGFYNVFQNQMSVQIANEEYINQQSSYEIIKNKVDAGISAKEELYQAELNLATSKSNYQNQQVLLENAKDQFKQLIGISLFDEISVIADVSHVSVEVELQKAIDHGISKRMELRQREIDIENSQFDLIRTSATNEFQGNVSLSVGLFGDNEQFNDIYSNPTNSQQIALSVEIPLWDWGEKKSRMKSVEAVVKANELGLEDEKNNIIIAIRSVYRNLQNLENQIEIARQNERNAQLTYEINRERYENGDLTSMDLNLFQTQLSEKKIALVNALINYRIELLNLKIQSLWDFEKNRSVAPDRL
- a CDS encoding efflux RND transporter periplasmic adaptor subunit, translating into MVYKRNFCLFISFIILAGCASDEVSLDTEISIPVSVEEIKNKPIEQYIDATGTVYSTEEVTLKSEISGYYKLLTNPKTRLPYALGDLVEQGQEIIHLEDAEFENNIKLESQVLNLDISKREFDKQKSLYDKGGVTLRELKNAEMDYINAKYSYENAGIQLAKMKIKAPFSGVIVELPYYTNATRIDVNLLMVKIMDYSRLYMNVNLSDKYLNDVKLGQSVRLINYTLPDDTLMGKITQVSPAIDPDTRTFKTSLTIDNLDWLMRPGMFVKAEVIIARKDSVIVIPKDILLAKQRGKTVFIVERGAARERVITTGLENPTEVEVTNGLRLNERLIIKGFETLRNRSKVKIIQ